Part of the Tindallia californiensis genome is shown below.
GGTTTTTAGTAATGTGAAATTTACTCGTTCAACTGAAAGAGAGATGAAATGGAGGAAGTAATCGTGTCGAAAAAGAAGAAAAGAAATTGGAAGAAAAGGATGCTGATGCTTAGTGGGATATTTGTATGTGCGATGCTTATAGCTAGTCTCATATGGGGAAAGCAGCTCATTGAATTAATGGAATATAGAAACGAAGTAGATGCCATACAGTTATTAGGTATTCAGCTGGATGCTGTGGAGGACGGAATTTATTATGGAGAGAAAGATGCTTTGATGGTGAAAGCAGAAGTGATGGTGAAAGTAGAAGGGCAAAAGATTCGTGACATCACATTGGAGCATACCCATGGAAGAGGGGAAGCGGCAGAAGTCTTAGCAGATAAAGTGATAGAAAAACAAGATACAGCAATCGACACAATCTCTGGAGCAACAGCAAGTAGTAAGGTTATTCTGAAATCCATCGAAAATGCTTTGATGGTGAATAAGTAACTAAAAAGAACGATACGCTTACAGGCAGAAATTCATCTTTTTAACCTCTCTCGTACAGTACACTCTTTTACCCTTAATGACTATTACTTAATTCTAAAGTATCAATGACAAAGGCGTTTCGTGCCTTTGTCATTTTTATCTTAGCACACCTGAAAAGCCTGGTGTAATCCTGGAGGGTTTCAGTGAAAAATAGAAAAAAACCGGAAAGTTATTGACATATGTCTAATAAGGCGTATAATGAAATTATAGATGACATATGTCAATTATGAAATCGCCTCACCAAAAGTTAGAGGTATTGATCAAAGGAGGAATGAAAAATGCCAGGAAGAGATGGAACAGGCCCAATAGGAAGAGGAGAAGCTACTGGTAGAGGAATGGGATTTTGTATGACGCCGGGAAGATGGAGTGGTTGCAGAAGGCCCCGACGCGGATATGGGCGTGGCATTAGAGCAGGGGCTAAATTAGGATTTGGACGTGGTGAGGAGTTTTGCCGCCCGATCCTTACAGAAGCAGAAGAAAAAGAATGGTTGAAACGGGAAAAAGAAATGCTAAAAGAAGAGCTTAAATCTATCGAACAGACTCTTGGAGGTCAGTTTGACGAAATAGATGGAAAATAATTGATAAGAAGAGGTGAGGTTATGCCCAGACCCCACAAGTGGAGAAAAGTTTGCGGACTGCCGGAAAGTGATTCCTTTGGTCCGCAGACCGACTCATTACGGTCAAAGAAAACAATTGTGATGTCAGTGGAAGAGTATGAAACTATTCGACTCATTGATGTGGAAGGATTAAATCAGGAAGCATGCGCGAAGCAAATGGATGTTGCCAGGACAACCGTGCAGAAGATCTATAATGATGCCAGAAAAAAAGTGGGGGAAACCCTGGTTTATGGTTATAAGCTAAAAATAGAAGGTGGAAAATATCAGTTGTGCGAAGGGGTGGAAGCTTTAGCCGGTTGCGGTCGATGCCGTCGACGGAGGCATGGTAACAAAGAATCATTATTATAACGAGAAAGGGCAGGTGGATAGAGATGAAAATTGCCGTACCATCAGAACACCAGACATTGAATGCAGAGGTTTGTCCTTCTTTTGGAAGGGCTCCCTTTTATGTGATTTATGACAGCGAGAATAAAACAACGGATTATCTTCAGAATACAGCGGCGGGAAGCCAGGGAGGCGCCGGGGTGCAGGCGGCTCAGTTCATCGTGGATCAACAGGTGGAA
Proteins encoded:
- a CDS encoding NifB/NifX family molybdenum-iron cluster-binding protein, which codes for MKIAVPSEHQTLNAEVCPSFGRAPFYVIYDSENKTTDYLQNTAAGSQGGAGVQAAQFIVDQQVEAIITPRCGKNAAAVVQEAGIKLYRSISGSIENNLKAFEEQRLSLLEEIHAGFHRHGGR
- a CDS encoding DUF5320 domain-containing protein: MPGRDGTGPIGRGEATGRGMGFCMTPGRWSGCRRPRRGYGRGIRAGAKLGFGRGEEFCRPILTEAEEKEWLKREKEMLKEELKSIEQTLGGQFDEIDGK
- a CDS encoding FMN-binding protein yields the protein MSKKKKRNWKKRMLMLSGIFVCAMLIASLIWGKQLIELMEYRNEVDAIQLLGIQLDAVEDGIYYGEKDALMVKAEVMVKVEGQKIRDITLEHTHGRGEAAEVLADKVIEKQDTAIDTISGATASSKVILKSIENALMVNK
- a CDS encoding DUF134 domain-containing protein; the protein is MPRPHKWRKVCGLPESDSFGPQTDSLRSKKTIVMSVEEYETIRLIDVEGLNQEACAKQMDVARTTVQKIYNDARKKVGETLVYGYKLKIEGGKYQLCEGVEALAGCGRCRRRRHGNKESLL